The following coding sequences lie in one Apium graveolens cultivar Ventura chromosome 3, ASM990537v1, whole genome shotgun sequence genomic window:
- the LOC141713224 gene encoding protein YIP4b-like: MSHNYPGENDTVPLHPSSQSDIDEIENLINAGPSSVLPAKPPSPPRASIPVSSSPFIPSNIPPPSTKPTFVPQAPPPPPPITTGPSGFGSGPNTLTEPVWDTVKRDLSRIVSNLKLVVFPNPYREDPGKAMRDWDLWGPFFFIVFLGLILSWSASVKKSEVFAVAFALLAAGAVILTLNVLLLGGHIIFFQSLSLLGYCLFPLDVGALICMLKDNVAMKLVVVGVTLAWSSWAAYPFMSTAVSPGRKALALYPVLLMYVSVGFLIIAIN, encoded by the exons ATGTCACATAACTACCCGGGCGAAAACGACACGGTGCCACTGCACCCCTCTTCTCAATCAGACATCGACGAGATTGAAAATCTTATTAATGCCGGCCCTTCTTCCGTCCTCCCTGCCAAACCCCCAAGCCCACCTCGTGCTTCTATTCCCGTTTCTTCCTCTCCCTTCATTCCCTCTAACATTCCCCCTCCTTCCACTAAGCCCACTTTTGTTCCTCAGGCCCCACCTCCCCCTCCTCCGATCACCACTGGGCCTTCTGGGTTTGGTTCTGGCCCAAACACTTTGACTGAGCCTGTTTGGGATACTGTCAAAAGGGATCTTTCTAGAATTGTCAGTAATTTGAAGCTGGTCGTGTTTCCTAATCCTTATAGAGAGGATCCTGGCAAGGCTATGAGGGATTGGGATCTTTGGGGTCCTTTTTTCTTTATTGTCTTTCTCGGCCTTATTCTCTCCTGGTCTGCTTCTGTTAAGAAG TCTGAGGTCTTTGCTGTTGCATTTGCTCTTCTTGCTGCTGGTGCTGTAATATTGACACTGAATGTATTACTGTTG GGTGGTCACATAATATTCTTCCAGAGCCTGAGTCTTTTGGGTTACTGTTTATTTCCTCTTGATGTTGGTGCCTTAATCTGCATGTTGAAGGACAATGTGGCAATGAAGTTGGTTGTGGTGGGCGTAACACTGGCCTGGAGCTCTTGGGCTGCATATCCATTCATGAGTACTGCTGTCAGCCCTGGCAGAAAAGCTCTTGCACTTTACCCTGTACTACTTATGTATGTATCCGTTGGTTTTCTCATCATCGCCATCAATTAA